From the genome of Scylla paramamosain isolate STU-SP2022 chromosome 37, ASM3559412v1, whole genome shotgun sequence:
GATAGGAGtgagatgataaaataaaaatgaagagaaaaccgGATGATTAAAAGAGCTTGAAGattgagagaaagacagagtgAAATGATGGAATGGAATTGTATCTAGCAAAGGTTgggagtaaaagaggaagatgcaagggatagAAGTAACTGAAGGAGACTTAGTAAATGGTGCCAACCCCTCATTCTTGCCCTGGCTAGTCTTAACATGTTGAAGTGGGAGctattgaggttttcaagggtgttttgtggtTCTGGTAAAGTTTACTGTGGTCAAAGgaaattattggggttttcaaggatgtttttgtggttctggtgaaagtttaatggtgtcaaaagaagttattggggttttcaagggtgtttttgtggttctgatAAAGTTTAATGGGGTCaaaggaagttattggggttttcaagggtgttctgGTGACAGTTTAATAGTGTCAAGTAGAAGGTAAATGACTGCAAAAGGATGGAAAACCACTCCAAAATACTCcacaacactcccaaaacactccTCCTGGTACACTCACTGCCCAGGTCCCTCGGTGAAATGATGTGGCAGTTGAAATTTCGTTTGATGAGAATCCCTGACACAATGCTGTTCTCCTTGGGTTTCTGCATGGCCAGCTCCCCCATCACCTGGCAGGGGAAAGGCATGGGACAGTGATGGGAGCCTGTTGGATACTTAGTAGTGTTTGAAGTCATAAGGGAAGATGCAATAAGCTAGGTCTACACATGGCTACCCCTGCTTAACCTGTCTATATGCATTTATCACCCTTATCTATGAATTTAATAAGGTAGGATGCAATAGgataggcctacacatggctgCCCTGTAAGTAACCTATCTCTCCATGAATTAAAGACCAAAAAGGAAGCTACAATGAACtggtaggcctacacgtggcagtccctgtatcacACAACCACACAACCTACATACATATCTAGCAAAAGGTACTGGGATCTTTCAAGGACATAATCATAACCTTAGTGATCGTTCAACAAGGGTCATACATCAATAATGGGATGAAGAAGTACGTGAACCCAAccactcatctctgtggcttctgACAACCACCAGCCCCTCAAAGAAACAATAAGCTGTGTATTTATAAATGGTTAAGACGAATGCTTTGGTGAACACCTGATTATCTGTTCATTATACGTGCTCATGGATAAGACTGGTGAAGATATACAAACCCTAAGTGTCTAGGAACCCTAAATCAATACAAACCTTGAGTCTCCACAAACCCTGAGTCCCTACAAACCCTCTCTACAAACTCAGATGGAAGACcacctcacaaacacacacagaagccaAGCCAGCAGCCCCACCTTGGCCATCTTCTCTCCCCTGAAGTGAAAAGTGACAGTCTCCAGGTTCTTTGGGTTGAACACCTTCACCGGGTTGTCTGTGCAGGCTTCATACTCCCGCTCCAGGGCCGACTTGAGGCGAGACATCTCCGTCATCTCCCCATGCACCAGCACCTGAGGGGACAGCAAGAGGTGACAGGTAGCATAGTGGTACATAGTGAAAATGACATCAAATAACTGAAGGTATGAGGGTTACTGGAGTCATAGGGGTAGTGAAGGTTAATACAGTACAGTCCTCACTAATGCATATTCTTACGGTTGCTAAATTCTCATAGGAATGCAAGACAACTGGGCAAAGATTTGTGTTGTGTACAGTTAGTCCTTCCTGCTAACATGTTCTTGGGgccccttcacttttttttcataagattGTTAGAAAAATCAAGACAGCAAGATTAGAATACACCACACAGGTAAGGATGATagcaaaaacacaaataagaaCACGGGTATGAAAGAATACAGGTGAGAACGCAGgtaaggacaaggagaagaaacagaacaggtAACAATGACAGcaaaaatgaaagtaagaatATAGGAAAGAACACAAACTAGAACACAAATATGAACCCGCTATAAAACACGCAGATAACAACACCAAGGACACACGTATAGACACAGACAAAAGCACaggtaagaaaacaaaataagaacacaaataaaagcaaaaaaagaaaaaaaatcaaataagatCACAagtaaaaacagacaaaaaaaaaaaaataaataaataaataaataaaaaatgacaaaagcaaataaaaacaaacacaactgaCCACATTGGGGGGGTGAATGGTACGGATGAAGTGAGTAGTCTGTTCAAAATCAGTGTGGGCAGAGAACGAGATGTACTCCACCGAACACTTCATGGGGAGACGCTGACCAGACATAGTGGTGACCTCCTCGGGCTCCTTCAGAATCTCCTTGGCCAGGGTCCCCTCCACACAGTATCCTACGAAAACATTAGGATGTCAGGATATGCGTGTGTGATAGAGGGTGGATATTGCTGGAAAAACCTTAACTACACATAAACTTGGgtaatgaataaggaaaactgtatgtgtgtgtgtgtgtgtgtgtgtgtgtgtgtgtgtgtgtgtgtgtgtgtgtgcaaggattTATGTGGTGATGTAtaagcagcaccaccaacaccaacacacctGCAATGATGACGCCGTTCTTGGGGTCAGGGCACCACATCTCAAATAGCTCCCGAGACAGGCCGCTCTGCATCATGCCGGGTGACGCCATGATCACACACGGCCCAATGTCCTCAAACTGGTCCATTCCCTGCAGGTACAAAGGACACAattacctgacacacacacacacacacacacacgtacacaagttattattgttactgttattgttatcattattattattatcattattattattattggacaCAGACTTATAGATACTactcaaggtaaaaaaaaaaaaaaaagttattgcacacacacacacattactaaaattttcttttctttctcctatattctctctctctcccctacacacttcccaagcctctctctcacacacttcagctctctttctctcactcctacacACTCTGatatcatctctttctctctcaaacactccccaatcctctctttctctctcacacacctcaACTTTCACTCCTACACACTCCCCaggcctctctttctctctcacacactcccacacacttccagacaaatctaatctaacctaacataaacaaatacacaaactttCCCcagcaaaaacaaaactaaccaaacataacttaaATTTTCTCCAGCAAAGACTAACTAAACTTAatgaaacctaacctaagcaaaaccagattaacctaacctaaccactccATTACCACCTCACCTTAAGATTGGAGATATGCTTAAACTGGAAGGGATTACTAATGGATATCTGGCGCTGAATCCTCTCGTTCATCGCGTGTGTATAGGTCTGGTACACACTCATGCACTTCTTGGCCAGGGCTGAGGCGTAATAGATAGGCACCTCATGAACCTCCGGGTGTTGTTGCCAGTACTCATCTGTGTTGGGTGAATAGGTGAGTAAGTAGGGGCGCAGGGGGTAGAGGGGTGGCGTGTACAGAAATACGGAAGGATAAAAAGGTGAAGAGGAGTGGATAGGGTGTGGGTAGGGTTGAATAGGGTATGGGAAGGTGAATGAAGAGGGATGAGGGAGTGGGGGATGATGAGGGGTGATGAGAGGGGGTGATGTGAGGGGTGATGTGAGGGGGTGAAGGTAAGGAATGTTGAAAGGATGGGATAGGGTGGGAGTGGGCAGTGAATGGGGTATGCTGATGATAAAGGTGAAaatagaatgaggaagaaaaaactggAGTGAAAGGAATAGACCAGAAGAAGCAATAaatgagaggaagtggagataaagtgaacaaaacaaacacagaaatagagaaacaacAAATAGACACGAAGAGATAACTACGacgtgaaaacaaacaaaacacacacacacacacaccaagaatcAAGAGCAGCTCCTGAGCACGGCCAAGGGCAAACACAGGAATAAGACAGCGGCCGCCCCTCGTCACAATGGTATGCACGGTGTTGGTGAACCGTGACTCTCGGCTCTCCCTCGGCTCGTGGATGCTCACTCCGTACGTCGACTCAATCATCAGCACGTCTGGCCGGATCTGTGGGATCTCGGCCATCATCAAGTGCCGATCTTCCTGCCGCGAGAAGTCCCCAGTGTAGAGGATCTGTAGAAAGGTTGAAGGATCTGTTAGGATTCTGCagagggggtgagaaaattaataaatcgaTAATTTAATAAaatgttttgtaattttttttttaggggaatAATTTAAATGTGCTTTGTCAtgagtttgtgagtgtgtgaaggATTTTTGCGTCAATGAGtctgaaattagaaaaaaaaaaaagggttttgtttgtatttttatatatgaagaaataattttttcctttcctcctcatctcccttcctctcctattcttttctctctccttgcctttcatatcttcctttcttcctgtctgcctgcttctttcttcctcatctctctcatcctctcccttccctatctCTCCCTGTTTCACCCTTCTCTATatctccttgcttctctcctctttcccttccctctccacaatctctcctccccattccatactcttctctctctcatcatccctTCCTACCTCTCATCCCATCttatctccctcactctcctgcCCCTCTTACCTTCACACCAGCAATCTGTATCATGAACATGGCTGCTCCCAGTACGTGGCCGGCATGGTAGCACCAGAATTTAATCCCctgtacctccttctcctcgtgaAAGTTGATGACGTTGATTTTGTTGAGCGAAGCCTCCAGGTCGCTCTCCGAGTACAGCATGTGTTCGGTCGCTATGTTGCTATgggggtaaggttaggttagtggttGGTTgattgtgagtgagtgagtgtgtgagtgattaGATAGCTTTTGTTCAGTGGTTATCTTATGTGGTGAAAGtaaggttagtgtgtgtgtgtgtgtgtgtgtgtgtgtgtgtgtgtgtgtgtgtgtgtgtgtgtgtgtgtgtgtgtgtgtgtgtgtgtgtgtgtataagtgtgtgtgtgatcagtgGTTATGTTGCTGTTGGGTgaacgttaggttaggttaagacaggttaggttaagtaaggttaggttagtgagtgtgtgagggatTGAGTGGTTGGGCTggttgagtgtgtgtatgtgactgactgagtgagaaAATTTGTGAGGCTAGAAGATAGTTAGGCTCGTAAATGAAGACACTTAACATTTCATATACAACTAACACCCTGTACCTCTTTTCTTAGTTACCTTTAACCAGTACCACCTaccataaaaaacaaataaacaaataaaccaaaGAAAACCAGTAACACAAATTAAATGACAAACCGACCTTAACCTGACGCTCCAAACTGACCTGACTTTGATGTAGTCGGAGAGGAGCCACTTGTAGATAGCCTTGGTGGGGTGGGTCATGTAGCAGCGGCCCTTGAAACGAGTGTGCATCAGGAACCACGGCAGGCCCCCAGCATGGTCCAGATGGAAGTGTGACACCAACATGAGGTCAATCTGCTCTGGGTCAATATAGTCGGAGAAGGGGAGCGCGTTCATGCCAGTCAGCGCTGGATGGATCCCGAAGTCCAgctgtggaaggaagaggaagaggaggaggaagatgaggagaaggataaggtgttgtgttgtgaaatATTGAGGCTGTCatggtgttttgtttatatttagttGTTACATCAATGTTATATCTTAAGTCCAGCAGCTTTGGGGTTATAAATTTTTACCAGTAGGGTACGCTTCTTACTGGATGGGAGATAAACATTAATTACTGGAGATATGGTGCTTGTTATCAGGAACGAAGACCAATTGAGGGAGGAATGACAGGAATTGATACTCACCAAGACTTTCTTCCCCTTGAACTCCAGGAAGTGACATGATCTCCCCACCTCTTGACCCGAGCCTCTGTAAAAGGAGTTAGGAAAGACTCAGCTGCCAGTTTTTGTGAATACTGACGGCTCTGcagagtgaagaaaggagtaccacaaagagaaggaaaaataaagataaaaataataatatcagggaaaaaaaatgtcctaCAGAGAaatataatagataaaatagaaaaaagttaaaaaaaaattagtcacatcaagaaaaataacagtatcaggagaaaaaatataataccaagaagaaaggaaaacacgagaaaataaaaaatcgagagaaaacataagaataataataatatcaaccaaaagataaaaaaaaaaaatcaagtggaaaagatgaaaaaataacaacactcaaagaaaaatcaataaaacaaacaacatcgcgaaaggaaaataataaaaataaacaatgaacagTGGGAGAAGCACGTGTTAGTGGCAGTaagtgtttcaagacaaagtaatcacattctgaaacactgcagatcactattttcaaagggctCTCACCTGATTGGCTACCTTATTTTAGCACATTATACTAAGCTGCTGTAGGAGGTAATAGTAGCTATATAAAGGCTGCGTAGATCTGAAGGTCCGTCTGTCAACTTTTAAGTAATGCTGAGACAGATAATGCAGGGTCGATAGCTGAAATTATACGGTTTTTTAATGGTTTTCGTGACatattaacatgatttctataTCAAAAATGGGTGAAGCAGTCTTTGGGACCTGGCTAATGATTTatgtggccttcgaaaatagtcctggtgagagagctgagcgtttcagaatacgagtgaATGAGGCTGTGCTGCATTTGTCCCCCTACAGTACAATATACAAAGGAAGGCTTACAGAGGCGTTATCTTCAGctcgtcactctcctcctcgGGTAAATTAAGAACCTGCACTCTGGGGCGATTGGTGGTCATGTTTCGTGCCTTCCTATCTTGTCTCGTGAAGCACGCCGGGTTTGTTTACACCTGGCTTGaccttgatcttgatggtacagatGGCACAGGATagctcctgagccaggcctttggatcggcaactcctgtagaagggggggaaaaaagagaaacgaacagcatcctctatcctaattgttcatacatctggcacgccacattctctccagaaactctttcacctcttcaatcatcctttcatttgcctctttttttttttttttttatgtaggaaggacactggccaagggcaacaaaaatccaataaaaaaaatatgccaactgaaatgccagtcccataaaagggtcaaagcagtggtcaaaaattgatgaataagtgtcttgaaacctccctcttgaaggaattcaagtcataggaaggaagaaatacagaagcaggcaaggagttccagagtttaccagagaaagataACACaatcccagcaacaacaccatccattcctttcctgtcttctccactctttcattcctatcatgccctaactcagtcagtatcatttgcatcatctcattcctgtctctggcatacttcacacactccagcaccacatgttccaccgtctcatcctctcccgtgtcacacatctggcacactttgctgcgggactcagaccacctgtaactccttgcattcacatccatacactgtgacctcgctcggaagagatcaccgcccaggcttccatcataccacctttcataccttggggcctctttctccttgtaccattccaggatcttctttctttccatttcattcttccattcattcagtcccacacatttcacttctttgtctatctcattcttccattttctcacatcccattcggctcccactctgcctcctcttgttaccacccattcacgctcattttgattcctcccagccattcttatcgcccacacaacttgcaatccattcctgtctgtcattctcatgcatctcttcctccatttgcttccactttcattccacaggtacaccttccttgctattcttgcatcatccattctctcaagcctaatcttgtacctaagtgtggcttttgtgagtctttctctaaaggtgctccatcccatgtcacctctcaaggcttcaactgctgtgcacctcggtgcactcagtgccatccttgctactctattctggcccacttctaactcatcaatttcactttcattccatgcaatcacatccataccatacattatacatggcacagccacactcttccacacttctctcaacacatcatacttgctctcatccttgccgcgcttcccaatcgacctacccactggtttaccatacttatcttttcattaacaaactgaaaatgtacgcgcgcgcgcgcgcgtacattttcaacacacacacacacacacacacacacacacacacacacacacacacactgcacaagcatatgtacaacgaaagacaaggcaacacacacacacacacacacacacacactgcataagcatctgtacagcgtaagacaaagcaacacacacacacacacacacacacacactgcataagcatctgtacagcgtaagacaaggcaacacacacacacacacacacacacacacacacacacacacacacacacactgcataagcatctgtacaacgaaagacaaggcaacacacacacacacacacacatacacacacactacataagcatctgtacaacgaaagacaaggcaacacacacacacacacacacacacacacacacacacactgcataagcatctgtacaacgtaagacaaggcaacacacacacacacacacacaacacacacacactgcatcaccatctgtacaacgaaagataaggcaacacacacacacacactgcatcaccatctgtacaacgaaagataaggcaacacacacacacacacacacacacacacactgcataacaatctgtacaacgaaagacaaaagcaacacacactgcatcaccatctgtacaacgaaaaataaggcaacacacacacacacacacacacacacacaatgcataagcatctgtacaacgtaagacaaggcaacatacacacacacacacacacacacacacacactgcatcaccatctgtacaacgaaaagtaaggcaacacacacacacacacacacacacacacacacacacacacacacacacacacacacacacaccttgaaataccttgaaaaaaacaaaaaacactgaatatttactgggagggactggaagggagttagggaaggtaccactctgaaACGTCATGGCTGGGgggggcttgtgacgtcacggctgggggttgatgacgtcacagcggccattatttacgtacgtacgtatttcattttgaaaatgacccctctaaaaaacgcagctagacaggaatgctttataaattcagacttgccacaAATATTAACTAAtgccaaaaataacaacacatttcaaaacgcagtagtattaaagatatttaaaaagaagtatctggaaactgttcGAACATTCACCCAatttaaaatcgttcaaatgtccacccattctggcctaaacataacggaaaacactttaaaaaatctgaactattttctaaaaccatttaaagtgagctacaagcgcaaataaaaaaatctaccgaaaaaaaaatcaatattattggaagttgaacacgaataaaaacaagtgtacggtgcacgcatttcactgagtgggacggcaacacacttaaaaaaacaccaactaatttttaaaaccaataagaacctagtacaggctgaaataaaaaatttagctttgggaccgtaaaaaaatacgccgataacggccctcttatttacacaaaaacaacgccaaaatcaccactttccaagcaacacacgcgctcaaataacttaaaaaacaacgaaatatttttacaaaccataaaatcttagctaaaagccgaaataaaatacttaggaaataaagaaaaataatattggaaccggagggggctggggagccttatccaagatggcggccaggggggccagtggaggggacgaccaacccttctcactcatttaaaccctcgccaaacttaaactaagtaatggcaggtatatctaacgagcggatattaaaggttggtcatgtggctccggtttgcgacagtattggtttaaaacacttacAGATAAGATAtataatggctgataaatagagacaACCCAGATTgtatacattttcattaagttaaattttacggtttttagcaacgagacgaggctgacacagggatatattgtgctggaggttaggtgagatgcgttaaaatgaattaaaaccgtggattgttcagttattcattaaaaagtgatgttaagttacctaaatttattctaacacttcctaaccttaccttccctgtggtggtgatgctggtgatggtggtggtggtggtggtggtctatcttcctgcctcctcgtcactatggctggctgtctagcaccttctcacagccaaccttttctttattttgcttgttttcacccactgctgccttgggtgtccactgctagagcccacgccttcctcattatcaactaaagaaggtttaactcatgggtaatccttggcagccactgtgtaggcgtggttacacacacacacacaaaaaaaaacagattctgtcaggctgggagttcaAACAGACGCGTACTAACACTACCCATAGACGCGACACACAGACTGGTAAATTTGTCAGGCAGCAGCgccttgatcttgatcttgatggtacaggtagcacaggatcactcctgagccaggtctttggatcggcaactcctgtagaaggggaaaaaaaaagagaaacgaacagcatcccctatcctaattgttcatacacctggcacgccacattctctccagaaactctttcatcgcctcaatcatcctttcaatccctcaaactaccttcctattgctttaatttcctgcctatctaaagtttttgaatctatcctcaacaggaagattcttaaacatctatcacttcacaaccttctatctgatcgccagtatgggttccgtcaaggccgctctactggtgatctactggttccactcatattgctcttctagacagggtggaatcaaaagcttttcgtctcatcaactcctctcctctaactgactgtcttcagcctctctctcaccgccgcaatgttgcatatctagctgtcttctaccgctattttcatgctaactgctcttctgatcttgctaactgcatgcctcccctccttccgcggcctcgctgcacaagactttcttctttctctcacccctattctgtccacctctctaacgcaagagttaaccagtattctcaatcattcatccctttctctggtaaactctggaactccctgcctgcttctgtatttccaccttcctataacttgaattccttcaagagggaggtttcaagacacttattcatcaatttttgaccactactatgacccttttatgggactggcatttcagtgg
Proteins encoded in this window:
- the LOC135091295 gene encoding cleavage and polyadenylation specificity factor subunit 3-like, which produces MTTNRPRVQVLNLPEEESDELKITPLGSGQEVGRSCHFLEFKGKKVLLDFGIHPALTGMNALPFSDYIDPEQIDLMLVSHFHLDHAGGLPWFLMHTRFKGRCYMTHPTKAIYKWLLSDYIKVSNIATEHMLYSESDLEASLNKINVINFHEEKEVQGIKFWCYHAGHVLGAAMFMIQIAGVKILYTGDFSRQEDRHLMMAEIPQIRPDVLMIESTYGVSIHEPRESRESRFTNTVHTIVTRGGRCLIPVFALGRAQELLLILDEYWQQHPEVHEVPIYYASALAKKCMSVYQTYTHAMNERIQRQISISNPFQFKHISNLKGMDQFEDIGPCVIMASPGMMQSGLSRELFEMWCPDPKNGVIIAGYCVEGTLAKEILKEPEEVTTMSGQRLPMKCSVEYISFSAHTDFEQTTHFIRTIHPPNVVLVHGEMTEMSRLKSALEREYEACTDNPVKVFNPKNLETVTFHFRGEKMAKVMGELAMQKPKENSIVSGILIKRNFNCHIISPRDLGKYSELSVSTISQRSSLHYTGSWSLLHYLLASMYGSVEVVLSDGAENQALRVFDVVMVTQEPPAVVIEWVASPTSDMYADAVMKVILKAQELDTAGVTVPSISSAVFDRMHFKECLIELFQEMFGEDSVPKIFKGEKIYVSVDNVKANVDLVSLKVTSENEKLERVVQTAVTKLFQSLAPVTVSMKH